One window of the Carassius auratus strain Wakin unplaced genomic scaffold, ASM336829v1 scaf_tig00214571, whole genome shotgun sequence genome contains the following:
- the LOC113092337 gene encoding potassium voltage-gated channel subfamily S member 3-like has translation MVYGQVLHRQGPEDSFINLNVGGFKQQVERVVLQRFPHTRLAQLLYCSSEAAILQLCDDYAAAEREYYFDRNPWFFRYVLNFYHTGKIHLMEELCVFSFSQELEYWGIKELHLDTCCSNRFQEQKEYAGDHDWENEDDPQNQLQDSLDSSMEELSAFDKDLEKFEGTWCSEKRKELWLRLENPGYSCSAKVTAVFSLSVVLMSIIAMCVHSMPEFHQVDINDKEVENLVLKNFETFCVLWFSFEFILRLAVTPCLCKFLSNALNIIDFASIIPFYATLAFETVDAEESEELVNVGRVVQILRLMRIFRILKLARHSVGLRSLGATLRHSYHEVGLLILFLSVGISIFSALIYFVERENAESELQTIPVGWWWATITMTTVGYGDTYPVTLAGKLIATLCIICGLLVVALPISIIFNKFSKYYQRQKALVESDQLHQEDEKLPNLSMPLLYIGDLYGQKMNTLVCSESSVGSAGSEGDVTDASSIQDVEIDCPTRMPQAHKAT, from the coding sequence ATGGTGTATGGGCAGGTCCTGCACCGCCAAGGCCCCGAGGACAGCTTCATCAACCTCAACGTCGGTGGCTTTAAGCAGCAAGTGGAACGAGTGGTCCTCCAACGCTTCCCCCACACGCGACTCGCCCAACTTCTCTACTGCAGTTCAGAGGCTGCTATTCTCCAGCTTTGTGACGACTATGCAGCTGCTGAACGTGAGTATTATTTTGACCGAAACCCATGGTTTTTCCGCTATGTGCTGAATTTCTACCATACCGGAAAGATCCACCTGATGGAAGAGCTGTGCGTGTTTAGCTTCAGCCAGGAGCTGGAGTACTGGGGCATCAAGGAGCTTCACCTGGACACTTGCTGCAGCAACAGGTTTCAAGAACAGAAAGAGTATGCAGGAGATCACGACTGGGAAAACGAGGATGACCCACAAAACCAGCTGCAAGACAGCTTAGATTCATCTATGGAGGAACTATCTGCGTTTGACAAAGACCTTGAAAAGTTTGAGGGCACCTGGTGCTCCGAGAAGCGTAAGGAACTCTGGCTGCGACTGGAAAACCCGGGATACTCGTGCTCTGCGAAAGTAACTGCAGTGTTTTCGCTGAGTGTGGTACTGATGAGTATCATAGCCATGTGCGTTCACAGCATGCCCGAGTTCCACCAGGTGGACATTAATGACAAAGAAGTAGAGAACCTCGTGTTGAAAAATTTCGAGACCTTTTGCGTCCTCTGGTTCTCTTTTGAGTTCATCCTACGATTAGCAGTCACACCATGTTTGTGCAAATTCCTGAGCAATGCGCTAAACATCATTGATTTCGCCTCTATTATTCCATTTTATGCCACTTTGGCATTTGAAACTGTGGATGCTGAGGAAAGCGAGGAGCTTGTGAACGTGGGAAGGGTCGTGCAAATCCTGCGCCTCATGCGTATCTTTCGCATCCTCAAACTGGCACGGCATTCGGTTGGGCTGCGTTCGCTTGGTGCGACTCTCCGTCACAGCTACCATGAGGTCGgactcctcatcctcttcctttCCGTCGGAATCTCCATTTTCTCAGCACTCATCTATTTTGTGGAGAGAGAGAACGCTGAGTCAGAACTGCAGACCATACCGGTGGGCTGGTGGTGGGCGACGATCACCATGACCACGGTGGGATACGGCGACACGTATCCCGTCACGCTGGCTGGGAAACTAATCGCCACCTTATGCATCATTTGTGGCCTGCTTGTAGTCGCCCTTCCGATCTCTATTATCTTCAACAAGTTCTCCAAGTACTACCAGAGACAGAAAGCCCTGGTGGAGTCCGACCAGCTCCATCAGGAAGACGAAAAACTGCCAAATCTCAGCATGCCTTTACTTTACATAGGAGACCTCTACGGACAAAAGATGAATACTCTGGTGTGCAGTGAGTCCTCAGTAGGGAGCGCAGGGAGCGAGGGAGATGTCACTGATGCTTCCAGCATTCAGGATGTTGAAATTGACTGCCCTACTCGGATGCCACAGGCCCACAAAGCCACATAG